Proteins found in one Crassostrea angulata isolate pt1a10 chromosome 3, ASM2561291v2, whole genome shotgun sequence genomic segment:
- the LOC128178937 gene encoding protein stum homolog, protein MSESKNGEKKVKINDDRGNVVEVSEKHGPLFNAIPKMHLCGAAILCLLNIAIPGLGTIISAFTVFCGCPTKIEKRMNAFLLNILAGFLQMVTFIIIVGWIWSILWGMNFVQLAIAKGEEQEAEFQNLGGPYYVRRQSSVDVPLA, encoded by the exons ATGAGTGAGTCGAAAAACGGAGagaaaaaagtgaaaatcaATGATGACAGGGGTAATGTTGTGGAAGTCAGTGAAAAACATGGACCTCTGTTCAACGCAATACCCAAAATGCATTTATGTGGAGCCGCTATCCTCTGTCTTCTTAACATTGCCATTCCTGGGTTGG GAACCATCATTTCTGCGTTCACGGTCTTTTGTGGATGCCCTACAAAGATTGAAAAACGAATGAACGCGTTCCTTCTGAATATCCTAGCAGGTTTCTTACAAATGGTGACATTCATAATCATCGTGGGCTGGATTTGGAGTATTCTTTGGGGCATGAATTTTGTACAGTTAGCTA tTGCTAAGGGCGAAGAACAGGAAGCAGAATTTCAGAATCTTGGCGGACCATATTACGTCCGGCGGCAGAGCAGCGTCGATGTTCCCTTGGCTTAA
- the LOC128176532 gene encoding uncharacterized protein LOC128176532: MASNIQYQKGERPDLAKHDSAVLDLAFAMDCTGSMSSYIHTARDNIRKIVEDIVAAEKSDVRLALVEYRDHPPQDSSFVTRVHDFTPSIGTMKKWLDACSAQGGGDTPEAVADALHDVLKLSWRENATKICVLISDAPPHGLSPNGDTFPEGCPAGLDPMVTVRELAQKGVTLYSVGCEPAINQYRDFFMALVYITGGQYVPLAGSKMLTQVIIGGAQEEISLEKWMAEVDEEIKKEMEAGRKINDEEMSHVIHKKLKSKGAVSKQLMQNKMALRSETDDVRKYAEYTTMGAVRGGYKMAAHAPSMATHSDVYECEEAETSLAQATRMVQKSKQRMMKKF, encoded by the exons ATGGCATCAAACATTCAATACCAGAAAGGAGAGAGACCCGACCTCGCTAAACATGACAGCGCCGTACTGGACCTGGCGTTCGCCATGGATTGTACAG GAAGCATGTCCTCTTATATCCACACTGCCAGGGACAACATCAGGAAGATAGTGGAGGACATCGTTGCCGCCGAGAAAAGCGACGTCCGTCTAGCTCTAGTGGAGTACCGCGACCATCCCCCACAAGACTCTTCATTCGTTACACGGGTACACGACTTTACCCCGTCCATCGGGACAATGAAGAAGTGGCTGGACGCATGCTCAGCGCAAGGCGGCGGTGACACACCGGAAGCAGTTGCCGATGCTTTGCATGATGTTCTAAAACTAAGCTGGCGGGAAAACGCCACCAAGATCTGCGTCTTAATATCTGATGCTCCTCCACACGGCTTGAGTCCAAATGGCGATACATTTCCGGAAGGTTGTCCAGCGGGACTGGATCCCATGGTAACGGTCCGTGAACTTGCACAGAAAGGTGTAACGTTGTATTCTGTTGGTTGCGAGCCTGCAATAAATCAGTATCGAGACTTTTTCATGGCACTGGTTTATATTACGGGCGGACAATACGTTCCTCTTGCCGGAAGCAAAATGCTCACTCAAGTTATCATTGGTGGGGCACAAGAAGAGATTTCCCTGGAAAAATGGATGGCGGAAGTAGATGAGGAGATCAAAAAAGAAATGGAGGCGGGTCGGAAGATCAATGACGAAGAAATGTCCCACGTAATTCATAAAAAGCTAAAAAGCAAAGGGGCTGTGTCTAAGCAATTGATGCAAAATAAAATGGCGCTGCGCTCTGAAACCGACGACGTCAGGAAATACGCTGAATATACAACTATGGGCGCCGTGCGCGGAGGCTATAAAATGGCAGCCCATGCCCCGTCAATGGCGACTCATAGCGATGTATATGAATGCGAAGAAGCAGAAACATCTTTAGCTCAAGCGACGAGGATGGTGCAAAAGTCCAAACAGCGCATGATGAAGAAATTCTAA
- the LOC128176757 gene encoding nucleoside diphosphate kinase 6-like, producing the protein MVASFFKCLTKATDIAVKPTFSVMRYMQRRSFSDSAEPKKLQLTLAILKPDVASRPHIVEDIHDIIQENGFFFVATKHLHLRRADAEEFYKEHHGKFFHNRLVNFMSSGHIWAHILAREDAIAHWRKIMGPTKVFRTIHSDPHTIRGRFGLTDTRNVCHGSDSPKNALKEIAFFFPEFNAEKWYREDEPYYHPENVSFCSESLAHIPVKSSDKKN; encoded by the coding sequence ATGGttgcttcattttttaaatgtttgaccAAAGCTACAGATATTGCAGTGAAACCAACGTTTTCTGTTATGAGATATATGCAGAGGCGTTCATTTTCAGACAGTGCAGAACCAAAAAAGCTACAGCTGACATTGGCCATTTTAAAACCAGATGTGGCCTCTCGTCCACACATAGTAGAGGATATTCATGATATCATCCAGGAAAACGGATTTTTCTTTGTGGCAACAAAACATTTGCACTTGCGCCGTGCTGATGCTGAGGAATTCTACAAGGAACACCATGGTAAATTTTTCCATAATCGTTTGGTGAATTTCATGTCGAGTGGGCACATATGGGCCCATATATTGGCTCGAGAAGATGCTATCGCCCACTGGAGGAAAATAATGGGCCCAACAAAAGTGTTTCGGACTATTCATTCTGACCCTCACACAATTCGAGGACGGTTTGGACTAACAGACACAAGGAATGTGTGCCACGGCTCAGATTCCCCAAAAAACGCTTTAAAGGAAATAGCATTCTTTTTTCCAGAATTCAATGCTGAGAAGTGGTACAGAGAAGATGAGCCGTATTATCATCCTGAAAATGTATCATTTTGTAGCGAGTCTTTAGCACACATACCAGTTAAGAGCAGTGATAAGAAGAATTGA